A stretch of the Arachis stenosperma cultivar V10309 chromosome 6, arast.V10309.gnm1.PFL2, whole genome shotgun sequence genome encodes the following:
- the LOC130934026 gene encoding uncharacterized protein LOC130934026, which produces MGPFPNSNGYLYILLAADYVSKWVETIPTHIDDDNRVVSIFRNHIICRFGSPRAIVRDQGTQFCNRRLTALLKKHGILHKVATAYHPQTNGQAEVSNREIKRILEKIVKPHRKDWSDRLKDVLLAYRIAYKTPIGIIPFRLVYGKACHLPVEVEHKAFWAVKECNMNYKEAGTERKLQLAELENLRLEAYDNSRLRLMPGKLRSRWEGLYRVEKAEPYRVFHLHHPSSSKFIMVNRHRLKLYHGEKMKDHKELEGYLHVHFYAFDEKEKSFPTKDAARFTNRYCEQMFPILAGQNYNNEYLLILPTHIIKFVEPRIKRRQWEFLRRQPW; this is translated from the exons atgggtccatttccaaactcTAATGGTTACCTTTATATACTGTTAGCTGcagattatgtttctaaatgggtggaaacAATTCCTACCCATATTGATGATGATAACAGAGTTGTTTCCATTTTTAGAAACCATATTAtctgtcgctttggatcaccacgagcaatcgtgagggATCAAGGCACTCagttttgtaacaggagactcaCAGCATtactgaagaagcatgggattcTTCACAAAGTAGCAACAGCTTATCATCCccagaccaatgggcaagcagaagtgtctaacagagagattAAACGCATTTTGGAGAAGATAGTAAAGCCTCATAGGAAGGACTGGAGTGATAGGTTAAAAGATGTGCTCTTGGCATATCGAATAGcgtacaagacacccattgggataATCCCCTTCCGCTTAGTGTACGGTAAGGCTTGCCACCTTCCAGTAGAAGtggaacacaaggccttctGGGCTGTAAAGGAATGCAACATGAATTATAAGGAAGCTGGTACTGAAAGGAAGCTGCAACTAGCAGAATTAGAgaaccttcgcctagaagcaTATGACAACTCCAG ACTGAGGCTTATGCCAGGCAAActgagatcaagatgggaaggcCTCTACAGAGTAGAGAAGGCAGAGCCATACAGAGTTTTTCACCTGCATCATCCTTCTAGCTCCAAATTCATTATGGTCAATAGACACCGCCTAAAGCTTTATCATGGTGAGAAGATGAAGGATCACAAAGAGCTAGAG GGTTACCTGCATGTTCACTTTTATGCTTtcgatgaaaaagagaaatccTTTCCCACAAAGGACGCTGCGCGGTTCACCaaccgctactgtgagcagatgttccccatACTGGCTGGGCAGAACTATAACAATGAATACCTACTGATCCTCCCGACCCACATCATCAAATTTGTTGAACCCCGCATCAAGCGAAGACAATGGGAATTCTTACGAAGACAGCCATGGTAG
- the LOC130934027 gene encoding uncharacterized protein LOC130934027 encodes MAAPRRITLQEAGAPNFTLPPFQARNLNLGSDIELKTALINLLPKFHGLPAQEPLKHLRDFQTACSTVRRNGASETSILLAAFPFSLKRKAREWYYTQPEALVTNWDTLRREFLEKYFPAEVTDRLRKEISMIIQGESETPYEYWERFTNLLDACPHHKIDKLVLIGYFTQGMEPQDKTTLDGASNGSLKKYKTTDKVWQLIADLAESARTHKRNRNNHPKAVAEVSSSSENTALTQSICKMTNLLKQIHLGHHYIDECPQLQHEDNTLAATHNFYDRLNQGYYQGWNFNQGWQDNSNQGLRDNSNQGWRDNYNRGGRDNNGNQRWNNNNRQ; translated from the exons ATGGCAGCTCCCAGGAGGATTACTCTTCAGGAGGCAGGAGCTCCAAATTTTACATTACCACCCTTCCAAGCACGTAATCTAAATCTGGGTTCAGATATTGAACTGAAGACTGCACTAATTAATCTACTGCCAAAGTTTCacggcttacctgctcaagagcctctcAAGCACCTCAGAGATTTTCAGACAGCCTGTTCTACTGTTAGGCGTAATGGTGCATCTGAGACTTCTATTCTGTTAGCCGCTTTCCCGTTTTCTCTTAAGAGAAAGGCGAGGGAATGGTACTATACTCAACCTGAAGCACTTGTTACTAACTGGGATACGCTCAGGAGAGAATTCCTAGAAAAGtactttccagctgaagttacTGATAGACTAAGGAAAGAGATTTCAATGATCATCCAAGGCGAATCTGAGACTCCCTACGAGTACTGGGAGCGCTTCACTAATCTTTTAGACGCATGCCCCCACCACAAGATTGACAAGTTGGTGTTGATCGGCTACTTCACACAAGGCATGGAGCCTCAAGATAAGACTACATTAGATGGTGCAAGCAATGGTTCtctgaaaaagtacaagaccacAGATAAAGTATGGCAACTGATCGCCGACCTGGCTGAGTCTGCTCGGACTCACAAGCGCAACAGGAACAACCACCCCAAGGCTGTGGCAGAGGTTTCCTCTAGCAGCGAGAATACTGCTCTCACACAATCAATATGTAAGATGACCAACCTACTGAAGCAGATACATCTGGGCCA TCATTACATTGATGAATGTCCACAGCTCCAACATGAGGACAACACCTTGGCAGCTACTCACAATTTCTATGACCGCCTGAATCAAGGATACTACCAGGGTTGGAACTTTAACCAAGGTTGGCAGGACAACTCCAACCAGGGTTTGAGAGATAATTCCAACCAGGGATGGAGGGACAACTATAATAGAGGAGGCAGAGACAACAATGggaatcagaggtggaataataaCAATAGACAATAG